From Paenibacillus sp. PvR098:
AGATGCCGCTTGCTCTTGACCAATAGCTGCTATTTGCTCAATTGAAGTTCCGATTTGTTTAGTAACTTCTTGGATATGGGCCAAGGTTTCACGCGTCGTTTGCGCCGAGGTTACTGTTTCTTGAGATAACTTTCGAATTTCCTTAGCCACAACTTCGAACCCTCTACCTTTATCTCCAACATGAGCGGCCTCGATAGCTGCGTTTAATCCTAACAAATTCGTTTGGTCAGCAACCTTTTTAATAATAGACAGCACTTCGTCGGTGTTCTTAACACCCTCTCCAGCCCGCTGGGATGAAATAAGAAGTTTTTGGGTGAACTCAGCTAATAAATTTGATCCTTCCACGACATTCACAATTCGTTGATTGGCCTGTGATAATGATTCAGAAATTTGATCGGCAATATTTCTTAACTCAGTTTGCCTACGCAATTGTACTGCAATTCCTCCAATGACTCTGCCATCTTTATCGTGAACAGGTGTTGCCGTTCCGGTAAACTCAAATCCATAGAAATCAGCTGGAACCTCAGCTTTAGACGGTTTATTGTCGCGTAGCGCATGTGTAAGAGGTTCCTCTGGGTTTAAAGCCTGACCTATATTGATGTTTAAATTTATTGTTTCACCTGGAAAGTAGGCAATGAACTTTTCTAAATCACAAATAGCTATGGAAAGATCAGCAGGAACCGCGGCTTTAAGGATGGGTACCATAGCAACGACACTGTCTAACGAATCGATTTTGTTAATCATGATGTGAACACTCCAATTAGGTATGATTGATTGTGGTTTATCAATACGAAGTACAAGAAGGTGGAGGACAAGATCAACACACTGGATACTTAGTCGACCCCGATCATTCGATGCATCTTATTGCTGGCATCGCATTCATCGTAAGCTACTATTTTACCATATTCCTTAAATTGAGGGGCGAAATTAACAATATCACTTTTATTGCGCATAAGAACTTCGTAAAACCAATTGTCGTGCGTGTCGCTGTTTGTATTCCGCTGTATATATCGGTTTTTGTTTGTTATCCAAGGTTTCTTTATAAAGGCAAAAGCAGTCATAATATGAGCTAATGTGTTTCTAATCTTTAGTAATTCATATATTTTCCACGTAAAAAGGTGGTACAAAACACCCGATGTTAAAATTCGATAAAAACCTGGCCAAAAAGATACACTAATTATTGAGATACAGTAAACAAAGATCTGAATTTCTTTACTTCTACGGAGAAAATTTTCAGGCATCCCGATCATCTCCAATTGGTATTTATACCCATTTTCAGACAATCGGGGCGCTTATTCAACTATTCTTTTAAATTTGTATACGACCCGTATACAATACTCAAGATATGAACTCTCCTCACAAGCACATCAGAGAGACTGGCTTAGATCACAATATATGCTGTTGACAGGGAAAAAATTATTTAATACTATTAAATGATAACTTAACTTAACTACATACACCTGTTAAAGGGGAGTAGCTGATAAACAAAGTCGTCATTACGAGATCAAAAGTCTCCGGCTTTGTTGGCAACGTTGTTGTTAGCGAGACCTTTACCCAGCAAGAGGGTAAAGGTCTCTTTTTATTTTGTGTGATGAGGAGAGAAATTTTCGTGATCGAATCCAAAACATCAAGGCTTAATGAATCGCTGCTGGACATACTCAGCACACGGAACAAGGTTATTGCAAACAATATTGCTAATATGGATACTCCTCACTATAAGTCCAAATCCGTTGTTTTTCATGAAGAGTTCCAACGCAAGTTGGATGGGGAAAACAGCAAAAGATTGGCGATGAAACAGACTCATGAAAAACATTTGGGGGGTCCGGGTGCTCCCTCAGTTCCGTTCCGAATAGTTGAAATGGGGCAAACCGTTATGAACAATAACAATAATAATGTTGATATCGATTTCGAGATGTCCGAACTGGCTAAAAATCAGCTTCTTTATAATGTTACAGTTGATCGTGTAAGCGGGCATTACTCTAAAATGAAAAAACTTATGCAGGAACTTCGCTGAGAATACCATCTGCAATATAAATACGCAGCTTCCTGACCCACTATCGAACTTCTTTAGCAAAATAAAAAACACTTGGATGAATGCTTAAAATTTGGTTCCTATTAGCTTATTATGACGATGCATCAATCTAAATCTCTTCTTTCGTATTTTTGTTCACCAATCCAAGCTAACGCCATTTTTCTGATGATTTCATCTTTGTTTAACTGATTATTTACACCATATTCATCATACAATTTATCAAATTGTTCCTTAAAGATAAGAGCAGGTAATTCCTTGTCAATCGTCCATCTTTCGTCAATATATACTCTAACACCAGCCACTGGGTAAGGTAATTCACGCTGCCTTAAGTATAACCAAATCCATATTGCATGCTCGACTTCCAGTGGCCTTCTAAATTCAGCCTTACTTTTATTTTGAATAAAAACCTCAATTATATCCTTTGTCATTCCACTATAGGATAATATTACCTCTTGTTTACCTATTCGCTCCAATTTTTTTCTGATAGTTTAGTTCCAATAGGATACAAACTTTGAGATTTATGCACGACTAATAATGAAATAATTAATACGAGGACACCTATTAGGAATAACTTTTTAATATCATACAGGTAAAATAAACCAATATGAAGATTTCTTTTTCTAACCATTACCTTAAATCCTCTTTCTGAATCTCAAACTCCTGAATCATTTCCCGTATAACCATGTCCAGCGCTTGAATCTGCCCCTGCGTAATCGACTTCATCTCGGCCAGCTCCGGCATATCTAACTGCTGCGTGAGCACATGCTTTTTTCAGATCAAGCGCTGGATATACTCCGCAATCCGACCACGGCGAAAAGTCTTCCGGCATTCCGATCACCCCCGTAAACCATTTTAAACTATCGGTATACGGGCGTATACACTCTTGCGCTATCGAACATTTGTTAGACCAATTATCCTACGTGTCGCGGTTTGTATGCCGCTGTACACATTACTTTATACTTTAATTTTATGATTCAACTTTTTCGAAATTGGTTAATTAGCCTTAACATTTAACAGAAGGAAGGGATTAATATTTCTTATTCCGTAGATGGACTAGGTAGATTAAGTAATGAAGACCTAATAGCAACTTATTTACAAGCAATGAATTTGGCGCTTGATGTTGGCTTTTTAAGTCAGTTGTTAAGTGAAATTAAAAAAAGAAATTTAAAACTCGAATAAAAAAAGAGGGCCTATTTAAGGTCCTCTTCCTGAATCTCAAACTCCTGAATCATTTCCCTTATCACCATGTCAAGCGCTTGAACCTGCCCCTGTGTGATCTGCTTCATGTCGGCAAGCTCCGGAAGCTCCATCTGCTCAACAAGAGCATGCTTTCTCCAAATCAATCGTTGAACGAATTCCGCTATTCTTCCGCTCCGAAAAGTCTCTGGCATCCGATTAGCTCCATTTGGCATTTATACCCGTACATATGTTAGAGTGTAAGAATGCAATTTTCATAGTAATATTAAACTGAAAAAGTCTTCCTCTCACTGGCAAACTTATTGAAAAGTAAGGACGCAAAGCTTCAGGCCTAAGGAGATTGTCTAAGGCGGCTGGGTTGCACCCGTTATTCAAAGCCAAATAGATTATGAAGGGCCGTGAGGTCAACTATGAACGCACTTATCGCTCACCATGATGAATTAGCGCGGATTGTATTCACTCATTATTGCAAACAGTCGAACATTATAGATTGTTATGAAGTTGAAGAACGTAATGAGGTTTATAAGAAAGTACAAGAAAAAAAATTTGATGTATTGATTATCAACATAGACTGGATATTTAACGTTTCATCGTTAAATGCTTGGCTTAGCTACAATAGAGTATTGAGACATACTAAAATCCTCGCTGTTACAACAGATTTTTGCTTGGATCATGAAAAATGGTGTGAAAATCAATGTATATTCTATAGGGCGTTGCCCCTGACATACAGGGTGTTTAATAAAGTTCTAATTGAATCGAATACATAGTTTGAAATGTTTCGTTACTAGCCAACAAAAACACTCCCTACTCATTGTTCAACTATTGAACTTCGAAAAGCCAATTGTCCAGCGTTTCATGGTTTGTATGCCGCTGTATACTACTCGTTTCGAGTATAAAAATAGCGTATTCTATTCGCTTGTGTGCTTTCGAATACGCTTCATAACCATGTTCAATTAAGTTTGGTTGCCTCCCGGAAAATAATAAGGTGGCACTTTAATCCAGCCGCGTTTAACCATAAGGTCTTTTAACGTTAATGAATAAGTCACTTTCATCATTTGATTTTTTGCAAACATCATGCCTACATCCGCTCGTACTGATTCTGTTAAACCACGGACAGCAGACGTAATTCCTATAACTAAATTATAGGCCAACAAGTTTGCTATTTCTTCATCCGACATTTTCGCTCCCTCAGGAATGGTTCTGTAGTCACCAATTGGTTTTTCTGGACTGCTCTTAGGAAGAGAAATGCCTTCTTTTTTTAGAAATTCGGTTAGCTCATTGATCATAGGTTTGTGGATATTATTAATGATGTCCTCTAATTTTCCCTTAAGTTCAGGGTCTTGAACAACATTGTATGACACTTGGTCAACTCTCAGAGTTTGTTCTGTGCCAGTTAAATAAAACCACAGATTCATAACCTCCCCCACATGAAGGGGTGGTTTTTCACCATCCAGAAACGGTT
This genomic window contains:
- a CDS encoding methyl-accepting chemotaxis protein, translated to MINKIDSLDSVVAMVPILKAAVPADLSIAICDLEKFIAYFPGETINLNINIGQALNPEEPLTHALRDNKPSKAEVPADFYGFEFTGTATPVHDKDGRVIGGIAVQLRRQTELRNIADQISESLSQANQRIVNVVEGSNLLAEFTQKLLISSQRAGEGVKNTDEVLSIIKKVADQTNLLGLNAAIEAAHVGDKGRGFEVVAKEIRKLSQETVTSAQTTRETLAHIQEVTKQIGTSIEQIAAIGQEQAASTQQISAFIKQIEEMSNKLKQFAKKL
- the flgB gene encoding flagellar basal body rod protein FlgB, with the protein product MIESKTSRLNESLLDILSTRNKVIANNIANMDTPHYKSKSVVFHEEFQRKLDGENSKRLAMKQTHEKHLGGPGAPSVPFRIVEMGQTVMNNNNNNVDIDFEMSELAKNQLLYNVTVDRVSGHYSKMKKLMQELR
- a CDS encoding DUF3231 family protein, whose translation is MNFFEIIKDTFKPFLDGEKPPLHVGEVMNLWFYLTGTEQTLRVDQVSYNVVQDPELKGKLEDIINNIHKPMINELTEFLKKEGISLPKSSPEKPIGDYRTIPEGAKMSDEEIANLLAYNLVIGITSAVRGLTESVRADVGMMFAKNQMMKVTYSLTLKDLMVKRGWIKVPPYYFPGGNQT